The following are encoded in a window of Ignicoccus islandicus DSM 13165 genomic DNA:
- a CDS encoding 50S ribosomal protein L21e — protein MVKAPRGWRHRTRHVFKKRIREKGGVPPLSLLMIEYKEGDKVVIKANPAIWAGMPHRRFHGKVGEVVGKRGRSYIVKVRDGNVYKTLIVRPEHLRPFKQGQEASS, from the coding sequence GTGGTAAAGGCCCCAAGGGGTTGGAGGCATAGGACTCGACACGTATTTAAGAAGAGGATAAGGGAGAAAGGCGGCGTACCTCCCCTCAGCTTACTAATGATTGAGTACAAGGAGGGCGATAAAGTAGTAATAAAGGCGAATCCAGCGATATGGGCCGGTATGCCTCATAGGAGGTTCCACGGAAAAGTTGGAGAGGTCGTAGGAAAGAGGGGCAGGTCCTACATCGTAAAGGTAAGGGATGGAAACGTATACAAGACCTTGATCGTGAGGCCCGAACACCTAAGGCCCTTTAAACAGGGACAGGAGGCTTCATCTTAG
- a CDS encoding NAD(P)/FAD-dependent oxidoreductase, producing the protein MRVIVVGNGFGALSASRAAEVNGLEVIQIGPRKFEYLPSLTKILSGRKRAEDLTVEPNFRWEFVEDLVTEVEETENGVKVVTENGREYEGDFAVLAPGSEPWVPVEGVYPLYRINHAVEVKRKLDELGNDATIAVVGTGLVGLETLGELRWMNASGKASYRLKAIEAAPVISPTLPCEKIKPVIMNKLRKYGIEVHLNSLVSEVKNGKVITSSGNEIEADLVIWAAGVKGPKVKVNCAERAKRDFFVVDEFQRAKGCKRTYVAGDAANSKALKMAEEAMRQGWYAVLHAIGKKRDPYVPFLTSERPFCFITLGPTDGISVLNKVVIPGRLAPIAKEILEKWMLRMAKAAKMKPPVPV; encoded by the coding sequence TTGAGGGTTATAGTTGTAGGCAACGGTTTCGGAGCGCTTTCTGCTTCTAGGGCAGCCGAAGTCAACGGTTTGGAAGTAATCCAAATAGGTCCAAGGAAGTTCGAGTACCTACCCTCATTAACAAAGATACTCAGCGGTAGAAAGAGAGCGGAGGATCTAACGGTTGAGCCCAACTTCAGGTGGGAGTTCGTAGAGGACTTGGTAACAGAGGTCGAGGAAACCGAGAACGGAGTGAAAGTTGTCACAGAGAATGGAAGGGAGTACGAGGGGGATTTCGCAGTGCTTGCTCCAGGTTCCGAACCTTGGGTTCCAGTGGAGGGCGTATATCCTTTATATAGAATTAATCACGCAGTTGAAGTTAAGAGGAAGTTAGACGAGTTGGGGAACGACGCTACCATTGCCGTAGTCGGGACGGGCCTAGTTGGCTTGGAGACGCTAGGGGAACTCCGTTGGATGAACGCGAGCGGTAAGGCCTCCTATCGGTTGAAGGCCATTGAAGCAGCGCCCGTGATTTCCCCAACTCTACCTTGTGAGAAAATAAAACCGGTAATAATGAATAAACTTCGGAAATATGGAATAGAGGTTCACTTGAACTCGTTGGTGTCGGAGGTTAAGAACGGAAAGGTAATTACATCTTCCGGGAACGAAATAGAAGCTGACTTGGTTATCTGGGCTGCCGGAGTGAAGGGACCGAAAGTAAAGGTAAACTGCGCCGAAAGGGCGAAGAGGGACTTCTTCGTCGTAGATGAGTTCCAACGCGCCAAGGGTTGCAAGAGGACCTACGTTGCCGGCGATGCAGCTAATTCCAAGGCTCTCAAGATGGCGGAGGAAGCCATGAGGCAAGGTTGGTATGCAGTGCTTCACGCCATTGGTAAGAAGAGGGATCCTTACGTACCCTTCCTAACTTCCGAAAGGCCGTTCTGCTTCATTACTCTCGGTCCGACCGATGGGATAAGCGTTCTCAACAAGGTAGTTATACCGGGCAGGCTGGCCCCGATAGCGAAGGAAATATTAGAGAAATGGATGCTGCGAATGGCTAAAGCAGCTAAGATGAAGCCTCCTGTCCCTGTTTAA
- a CDS encoding RNA ligase has translation MSNALYEALLALWLGEEPNYEEVLGAQGDELQVRKLISSLSVRCYEVNGKRLCVYSYRRPPPPIPLLVDARGTVIEWSKEGPRLIAYPFHKFYNVGEYERPSGKPLKVFEKLDGTMISAFEYEGEVFAATRKRLWIDSPFARVAKEMLSETDLKGYTYVYELIGPGSGSAWMGEEEHLRRDMEWKLVPLARRDMKTLALYPLEGPREFRVSDLDELKDTIERINVEGAVLWYEIGKVKPKMFKIKSTNYVKLMKLINLGYEGLARIILMNKLDDVLPYLSDEVRERALMVQRKLDELTKAVLRGAFEDEVVKEWLQIDPTRAIEEAVVICLRGGCRDLLQ, from the coding sequence ATGAGCAACGCGCTTTACGAGGCTCTATTAGCCCTATGGCTTGGTGAGGAACCGAACTACGAGGAAGTTCTAGGCGCTCAAGGGGACGAACTGCAAGTAAGGAAACTCATATCCTCCCTGAGCGTAAGGTGCTACGAAGTAAACGGAAAGAGGCTCTGCGTATATTCATATAGAAGACCTCCCCCACCCATACCCTTACTAGTTGACGCTCGGGGAACAGTTATAGAGTGGAGCAAGGAAGGCCCGAGACTGATTGCCTATCCGTTCCACAAATTCTACAACGTAGGTGAGTACGAGAGGCCTTCCGGAAAGCCCCTCAAAGTCTTCGAGAAGCTGGACGGAACGATGATATCGGCCTTCGAATACGAAGGCGAGGTTTTCGCGGCAACTAGGAAGAGGCTTTGGATCGATTCGCCTTTCGCTAGGGTTGCTAAGGAGATGCTATCTGAAACGGACCTAAAGGGGTATACGTATGTATACGAACTTATAGGCCCCGGTTCTGGGAGCGCTTGGATGGGGGAAGAGGAACATCTGCGAAGGGATATGGAATGGAAATTGGTCCCTTTAGCCAGGAGGGATATGAAGACCTTAGCGCTCTATCCCCTCGAGGGACCTAGGGAGTTCCGCGTATCCGATCTAGACGAACTGAAAGATACTATAGAGAGAATTAATGTCGAGGGAGCCGTCCTTTGGTACGAAATAGGTAAAGTGAAGCCGAAAATGTTCAAGATTAAGTCAACTAACTACGTCAAGCTAATGAAGTTGATAAACTTGGGGTACGAGGGATTAGCGAGAATAATTTTAATGAACAAGTTGGACGATGTATTGCCCTATCTAAGCGATGAAGTAAGGGAGAGGGCTCTAATGGTTCAGCGAAAACTAGACGAGCTAACGAAAGCAGTTCTAAGAGGGGCGTTCGAAGACGAGGTCGTTAAGGAGTGGCTACAAATAGATCCAACTCGAGCAATAGAAGAGGCGGTGGTAATTTGCTTAAGGGGAGGTTGCCGAGATCTATTGCAATAG
- a CDS encoding polyprenyl synthetase family protein — MSDVKQLLIQWRELIDKKLEELIESDYEGKAIEVGKYILMDGKRLRGSLAIMVATALGGTVRDALPAALALEMVHAASLSIDDIIDEDEVRRGKPSAWIAYGVRNTVMVSNLLIPHAILLIKTYGIKAITKVVEVWKLISKGEIWDVYGPPSRSDVWSDYLKVVEAKTASLFALSTYLGALAAGREDLIDVSWNYGMYLGIAYQMADDLGDMDKDVGFSGTVFKEIVKKFGLEGVRKKIWEFVDRAEELGRIMGKPLDEFPRLSIALLLEK, encoded by the coding sequence GTGAGCGACGTGAAACAGCTGCTAATACAATGGAGAGAATTAATAGACAAGAAGCTAGAGGAGTTGATCGAAAGTGACTACGAGGGAAAGGCTATAGAAGTAGGGAAGTACATTCTAATGGATGGAAAGAGGCTAAGGGGGTCCTTAGCTATAATGGTTGCAACCGCTCTCGGTGGTACCGTTAGAGACGCCCTTCCGGCAGCTCTGGCTTTGGAGATGGTCCACGCGGCCTCCTTGTCAATAGACGACATAATAGATGAAGACGAAGTTAGGAGAGGTAAGCCAAGCGCATGGATCGCTTACGGGGTGAGGAACACGGTAATGGTTAGCAATTTACTAATACCACACGCAATTCTGTTAATAAAAACGTATGGCATTAAGGCAATAACCAAGGTCGTTGAGGTATGGAAGCTTATCTCGAAAGGCGAAATATGGGACGTTTACGGACCTCCTTCCAGATCCGACGTTTGGAGCGATTACTTGAAGGTAGTTGAAGCTAAAACCGCCTCCCTCTTCGCGTTGTCTACGTACTTAGGCGCCTTAGCGGCCGGTAGGGAAGACCTAATTGACGTCTCTTGGAACTACGGTATGTATTTGGGAATAGCGTATCAAATGGCTGACGATCTCGGAGACATGGACAAGGACGTAGGTTTTTCGGGGACAGTCTTTAAGGAAATAGTCAAGAAATTCGGTCTAGAGGGCGTAAGGAAGAAGATATGGGAGTTCGTAGACAGGGCTGAAGAGCTCGGGAGAATTATGGGCAAACCCCTAGACGAGTTCCCGAGGTTAAGTATAGCGTTACTTCTGGAAAAATGA
- a CDS encoding Lrp/AsnC family transcriptional regulator, with protein MSPKELDELDYKILSELMKDARKSVREIAKAVNSSPATVHSRLQKLIKKGVIRGFIPLVDSSKVGYPVTAIIMVSAKGEMLRKLEEELRSIKNVIAIYDITGDYDLMIIAKFRDMEGLDVFVKDLLAREEVVKTLTHIAFNVVKEDLRLPL; from the coding sequence ATGAGCCCAAAGGAACTAGACGAGCTAGATTACAAGATCCTCTCGGAACTCATGAAGGACGCTAGGAAGAGCGTTAGGGAAATAGCCAAGGCCGTTAATTCCTCTCCAGCCACCGTCCATTCCAGGCTACAGAAGCTCATAAAAAAAGGCGTTATAAGAGGCTTCATACCGCTGGTGGATAGCTCGAAGGTAGGGTATCCGGTAACGGCAATAATAATGGTTAGCGCCAAGGGCGAGATGTTAAGGAAGTTGGAAGAGGAACTCAGGAGCATTAAGAACGTTATTGCAATATATGACATTACCGGAGATTACGACCTAATGATAATAGCTAAGTTCAGGGACATGGAAGGCTTGGACGTTTTCGTTAAAGACCTCCTCGCTCGGGAGGAAGTAGTCAAGACATTAACCCACATTGCTTTCAACGTAGTGAAGGAGGACTTGCGATTACCATTATAG
- the pyrE gene encoding orotate phosphoribosyltransferase has product MRLEKYMEAYGIATLSGIPWTGATIDAEAMVEAINEPMIVLNMGCCFFKKYLARKIREYGLVKKGNFILSSKKRSNIYVDMRRLWSFPKLARIAALLMAAEIKSKVKYATLAGIATGGIPLAAHLSFTLGWPMGYVRPKRKEYGQKRLVEGIDEGAKIVVIDDVSTTGSSILKSIEALEEIGAKPILAATLLDREEGAEKEITSRGIEFISVLRLSDVLGSNEESHARRGVR; this is encoded by the coding sequence TTGCGTCTGGAGAAGTACATGGAGGCTTACGGGATAGCTACCCTAAGTGGTATCCCTTGGACTGGTGCTACAATAGACGCAGAGGCAATGGTCGAAGCGATAAACGAGCCGATGATCGTATTAAATATGGGTTGTTGCTTCTTCAAGAAGTACTTGGCTAGGAAAATAAGGGAATACGGACTGGTCAAGAAAGGGAACTTCATTCTATCCTCTAAAAAGAGGAGTAACATATACGTTGATATGAGGAGGCTTTGGAGCTTTCCCAAGCTGGCCAGAATAGCCGCATTATTAATGGCAGCAGAGATAAAGAGCAAGGTTAAGTACGCTACTTTAGCCGGAATAGCTACGGGAGGAATACCTCTGGCCGCGCACTTGTCCTTCACCTTGGGTTGGCCCATGGGATACGTGAGGCCTAAGAGGAAGGAGTACGGCCAAAAGAGGCTCGTCGAGGGCATCGATGAAGGCGCGAAGATCGTAGTAATTGACGACGTCTCCACCACCGGCTCAAGCATATTGAAGTCGATTGAAGCGTTGGAGGAAATAGGTGCAAAGCCGATCCTAGCTGCGACCTTACTAGATCGGGAAGAGGGCGCGGAGAAGGAAATAACTTCCCGGGGGATCGAATTCATTAGCGTGTTGAGGCTCAGCGACGTATTAGGAAGCAATGAAGAGAGTCATGCTCGCCGAGGCGTGAGGTGA
- a CDS encoding DUF460 domain-containing protein, with product MKYLKPYVANVPTKLNACEGLKVLDCPVMGIDLEPGSPPGLNGSFAVTLVDCNGEVVLSKRSVPLRKLLRYAWEYKPKVLALDNVMELGSNKSELYKVLNLLPVETEVVQVTKTQDGGFIDLKKLAEAMNFNVPQRKLDPSETSYLLALLAMKGLGAKVRSFENKTKVIVTKKRTPRAGGSSMNRFLRAVRNAVEETIREIRASLEEAGLDYDLFVDKSDGAIKRAVFTVYAPRERIRGVVKPFETDAVRVSVKPVLSREINFAFSEEKYLIVGYDPGIKSGLAVLDLNGEPILITSSSELDREYVISILMSLGTPIMVASDTNPPPHSVKKLASKLNAVLFVPRTSMSVSEKEQLAKEIERKYAVKVEDSHQRDALASAYKAYLSIKDKLNELDSYLDKIELEVNKEKVKALVVKGRSLAEVLEEELQKLLDEGNQLIQEVQERKQTPTEAKDDLKTKFLEAEVSYLRSKLTELDEELKRKELELDLLKKSSSDYYELQLRSLKETLSSLNKRLEEYKLRTSELEAKMEAVERSLKNLEDGLLTVGLKIGKLKFNTELKDLMEMGVEDYKVLEADEIEDVNDEVIEYILSSGKILVARSVSEKTEMELRKRGLPVLKEEPVLSLKKVSLYPSDLTEKWREKMEELSEEMDEEDLEELIMSYRSARWS from the coding sequence ATGAAATACTTAAAACCTTATGTTGCGAATGTCCCAACGAAATTGAACGCTTGCGAAGGGTTGAAGGTATTGGATTGTCCGGTTATGGGTATAGATTTGGAACCGGGCTCGCCGCCCGGGCTCAACGGCTCGTTCGCGGTAACGTTGGTAGATTGCAACGGCGAGGTAGTGCTCTCGAAGAGGTCCGTACCCCTCAGGAAACTGCTGAGGTACGCGTGGGAGTACAAACCTAAGGTCCTAGCATTGGATAACGTAATGGAATTAGGTTCAAATAAGTCCGAGCTCTATAAGGTACTTAATTTGCTCCCAGTAGAGACGGAGGTAGTTCAGGTAACGAAGACGCAAGACGGAGGTTTCATCGATCTAAAGAAGCTCGCGGAAGCCATGAACTTCAACGTACCGCAGAGGAAGCTCGACCCTTCAGAGACGTCTTACCTCCTCGCCCTCTTAGCCATGAAGGGGCTTGGAGCGAAAGTTAGGTCCTTCGAGAACAAGACTAAGGTAATTGTTACAAAGAAGAGAACTCCGAGGGCCGGAGGAAGCAGTATGAACAGGTTCCTAAGAGCGGTTAGAAATGCCGTTGAGGAGACCATAAGGGAAATAAGGGCGTCCTTAGAGGAAGCCGGTCTCGATTACGATTTGTTCGTAGACAAGAGCGATGGGGCCATAAAGAGAGCGGTTTTCACCGTTTACGCACCTAGGGAGAGAATTAGGGGAGTAGTGAAGCCCTTCGAAACGGACGCAGTAAGGGTTTCAGTTAAGCCCGTTTTATCGAGAGAGATAAACTTCGCCTTTTCCGAAGAGAAGTACTTGATCGTAGGTTACGATCCGGGTATAAAGAGCGGATTGGCTGTCTTGGACTTGAACGGCGAGCCGATACTAATCACTTCATCAAGCGAACTCGATAGGGAGTACGTGATTTCGATACTTATGAGTTTGGGAACGCCAATTATGGTTGCTTCAGATACGAACCCCCCTCCCCATAGCGTAAAGAAGCTCGCCTCCAAGCTCAACGCAGTCTTGTTCGTACCTAGAACGAGCATGAGCGTGTCGGAGAAAGAGCAATTAGCTAAGGAGATCGAGAGGAAGTACGCCGTAAAGGTAGAGGACTCGCATCAGCGCGACGCCTTGGCCTCTGCATACAAGGCGTACCTATCCATAAAGGACAAACTTAATGAATTGGATTCATACTTAGACAAAATAGAACTAGAGGTGAACAAGGAGAAGGTTAAAGCACTAGTTGTAAAGGGAAGATCGTTGGCTGAAGTGCTCGAGGAAGAACTCCAAAAGCTCTTGGACGAAGGTAATCAATTGATCCAGGAGGTTCAAGAAAGGAAACAAACGCCCACCGAGGCTAAAGACGATTTGAAGACCAAGTTCTTGGAGGCCGAAGTAAGCTATTTGAGAAGTAAGTTAACCGAGCTCGACGAAGAGTTAAAGAGAAAGGAACTAGAATTGGACTTACTCAAGAAGAGCTCGAGCGACTACTACGAACTCCAACTTCGATCGCTTAAGGAGACTTTGAGTTCATTGAATAAGAGACTAGAAGAGTATAAATTGAGAACGAGCGAGCTCGAGGCGAAAATGGAAGCGGTTGAAAGAAGCTTAAAGAACTTGGAAGACGGCTTATTAACTGTAGGACTGAAGATAGGTAAGCTTAAGTTCAATACAGAACTTAAGGACTTAATGGAGATGGGAGTGGAAGATTATAAAGTATTGGAGGCAGACGAAATTGAGGACGTAAACGATGAGGTAATAGAATACATATTGAGTTCGGGAAAGATCTTAGTAGCTAGGAGCGTTAGTGAGAAAACGGAAATGGAATTGAGGAAGAGGGGGCTGCCAGTTCTCAAGGAGGAACCCGTTCTGAGCTTGAAGAAGGTCTCGCTCTACCCAAGCGACCTAACCGAGAAGTGGAGAGAAAAGATGGAGGAGTTATCGGAAGAAATGGACGAAGAGGACTTGGAGGAACTGATAATGAGTTATCGGAGCGCTAGGTGGTCCTAG
- a CDS encoding NAD+ synthase: protein MLPDLDVRQAEVRITSFIRDQFAKANKETAVVGVSGGVDSATVLALTVKALGPERVHAMILPSSATPPKDVEDAKELVASFGVKSWELIVIDPILDSFERTLGRMSKVAKGNTMARIRMASLYVRAYELKGLVVGTGDKSELLLGYFTKYGDGGVDLLPIGDLYKTWVRQLALHLGVPEEIAMKPSSPRLWPGHLAEEEIGLSYRKVDEILYSLVDLGMTPDEILEKKVASLEELEKVIGMMKTNMHKLLPPPIPKVSKVTVYEALERLSKVVNNFP, encoded by the coding sequence ATGCTTCCAGATCTCGACGTTCGTCAAGCAGAAGTTAGGATAACTTCATTTATTAGAGATCAGTTCGCGAAGGCTAACAAGGAAACGGCCGTCGTTGGAGTGAGCGGAGGAGTTGACTCAGCTACAGTCCTTGCCCTCACAGTTAAGGCCCTCGGTCCCGAGAGGGTTCACGCAATGATATTGCCTTCTTCAGCGACTCCCCCTAAGGACGTAGAAGACGCTAAGGAATTGGTTGCGAGCTTCGGGGTCAAGTCTTGGGAATTAATTGTAATAGACCCAATACTCGATTCTTTTGAGAGAACCTTAGGGAGAATGAGCAAGGTCGCGAAAGGTAACACAATGGCCAGAATAAGGATGGCTTCGCTATATGTGCGAGCCTACGAGCTTAAGGGACTAGTGGTTGGAACGGGCGATAAGAGCGAGTTGTTGCTAGGCTACTTCACCAAGTACGGAGACGGAGGCGTAGACCTCCTTCCAATAGGGGACCTATACAAGACTTGGGTTAGGCAATTGGCCCTCCACTTAGGCGTACCTGAGGAAATAGCTATGAAACCCTCCTCGCCTAGGTTGTGGCCAGGCCACTTAGCCGAGGAGGAAATAGGATTAAGCTACAGGAAGGTTGATGAAATACTTTACTCCCTCGTAGACCTTGGAATGACGCCAGATGAAATACTAGAGAAGAAGGTAGCCAGCCTAGAAGAACTAGAGAAAGTTATCGGTATGATGAAGACCAATATGCACAAGCTGTTACCTCCTCCTATACCGAAGGTGAGCAAGGTAACCGTCTACGAAGCGCTGGAAAGGTTGAGTAAGGTAGTTAACAATTTCCCTTAA
- the purD gene encoding phosphoribosylamine--glycine ligase yields the protein MSGGEKVLLVGGGSREHAIGERLVREGASLSFISSNLNPGLLALTKDSGGEYFKGSPTDPEQVLEAARKLKPDLIVIGPEEPQFRGVVDKLKGNGFTVFGATSKAAEIEKSKVFARSLMKKYGIKGNLEFWYFESWSEALEFLERAGNVAIKPARQAGGKGVKVISDMQAYLSEEKKRVKEIHAKRILEEVMAKYTDIQEKLLIEERVDGVEYTVQAFTDGEKVVPLPAVQDNPHLFEFDIGPETGGMGTVQGPGKLLPFITEEEYNFAVEVLEQVVSAIAKETGEKYVGAISAQMMLTSKGPVVIEFYSRLGDPEAVNVMNVTDGNVLEAMFSAAQGNLKANLSAREVASVVKCVAPMGYPERRDLAKDKEVIVGECKGSKIYYGAVDVKDGKLITTGSRAVEVYAEAEEITKAAEIANQCAAGVKFLNWKSVWRPDIGNEWYLKKRTEVAQLMREVYGLRNA from the coding sequence GTGAGTGGCGGAGAGAAGGTCCTACTCGTAGGAGGAGGTTCGAGGGAACACGCTATAGGGGAAAGGCTCGTTAGAGAAGGCGCGTCCCTTTCCTTTATTTCTAGCAATTTGAACCCGGGCTTGCTAGCGCTTACTAAGGATAGCGGTGGAGAGTACTTCAAAGGCTCCCCTACCGATCCCGAGCAAGTACTAGAGGCCGCGAGGAAACTGAAACCCGATTTAATAGTAATAGGACCTGAGGAACCCCAATTCAGAGGCGTCGTAGATAAGCTGAAAGGGAACGGGTTCACGGTCTTCGGAGCGACCTCGAAGGCCGCGGAGATAGAGAAGAGTAAGGTATTTGCTAGGAGCTTAATGAAGAAATACGGAATAAAGGGCAACTTGGAGTTCTGGTATTTCGAGAGCTGGAGCGAGGCGCTCGAGTTCTTGGAGAGGGCCGGTAACGTTGCAATAAAACCAGCGAGACAGGCCGGGGGTAAGGGAGTTAAGGTAATTTCCGACATGCAAGCTTACCTCTCGGAAGAGAAAAAGAGAGTGAAGGAAATACACGCTAAGAGGATACTTGAAGAAGTCATGGCGAAGTATACCGACATACAAGAGAAGTTGCTAATCGAAGAAAGGGTCGATGGGGTTGAGTACACCGTTCAAGCCTTTACTGATGGTGAGAAGGTAGTTCCGTTACCCGCTGTTCAAGATAACCCTCACTTATTCGAATTCGATATAGGGCCCGAGACGGGAGGTATGGGAACGGTTCAAGGACCAGGCAAGCTCTTACCTTTCATAACCGAAGAGGAGTATAACTTCGCTGTAGAGGTATTGGAACAAGTGGTTTCGGCAATAGCCAAGGAAACTGGAGAGAAGTACGTAGGCGCGATTTCGGCGCAAATGATGTTAACGTCTAAGGGCCCTGTGGTAATAGAGTTCTACTCAAGGTTAGGTGACCCAGAAGCTGTCAACGTTATGAACGTTACCGATGGAAACGTCTTGGAGGCCATGTTCTCGGCAGCTCAAGGTAACTTGAAGGCCAATTTAAGCGCTAGGGAGGTCGCTAGCGTAGTGAAGTGCGTAGCTCCCATGGGTTACCCCGAGAGAAGGGACTTGGCCAAAGATAAGGAAGTTATAGTTGGCGAATGTAAAGGCTCCAAGATATATTATGGAGCAGTGGACGTGAAGGACGGTAAGTTGATTACCACTGGTTCTAGGGCAGTCGAAGTATACGCCGAAGCAGAGGAAATTACGAAGGCGGCCGAAATAGCTAATCAGTGCGCGGCCGGAGTTAAGTTCCTTAATTGGAAGAGCGTCTGGAGACCCGATATAGGCAACGAATGGTATTTGAAGAAGAGAACTGAAGTAGCGCAGCTCATGAGAGAGGTATACGGGCTTAGGAACGCTTGA
- a CDS encoding ABC transporter ATP-binding protein, whose amino-acid sequence MGDFEPIITLDNVWKVYVIGKVEYPALRGVTLKVPKGSFLTILGPSGSGKSTLLHLMGALDTPTKGKVFIAGRDVSQLSERERARLRRDLIGFVFQHFFLIPRLSALENVELPMIAKGVPSSVRKRRALRLLTLVGLREKANKRPRELSGGEQQRVAIARALANDPEIILADEPTGNLDTKTAKGVMEMLLSLNVEMDKTVVIVTHNPEQTLYAHAVVRVRDGKIESVEEGGRKPFFNIEELTS is encoded by the coding sequence TTGGGTGACTTCGAACCAATAATAACTTTGGACAACGTATGGAAGGTTTACGTCATTGGAAAGGTTGAATACCCTGCTCTGAGAGGCGTTACGCTGAAAGTGCCCAAGGGGAGCTTCCTAACTATACTAGGCCCCTCCGGTTCCGGTAAGAGCACGTTACTACACCTAATGGGGGCATTGGATACCCCTACGAAGGGCAAGGTATTCATCGCTGGTCGCGACGTTTCGCAACTCTCGGAAAGGGAAAGGGCGCGGCTCAGAAGGGATCTAATAGGGTTCGTGTTCCAACACTTCTTCCTGATACCTAGGTTAAGCGCTTTGGAGAACGTGGAGCTTCCAATGATAGCTAAGGGGGTGCCATCGAGCGTGAGGAAGAGGAGGGCATTGAGACTGCTCACGCTCGTAGGATTGAGGGAGAAGGCCAATAAGAGGCCTAGGGAGCTGAGCGGAGGAGAGCAGCAGAGGGTAGCAATAGCTAGGGCCCTCGCTAACGATCCCGAGATCATACTGGCTGACGAACCTACCGGTAACTTAGATACGAAGACCGCCAAGGGAGTAATGGAAATGCTCTTGAGTTTGAACGTGGAAATGGACAAGACCGTAGTTATAGTAACCCATAATCCTGAGCAGACCTTGTATGCACACGCGGTAGTTAGGGTAAGGGATGGGAAGATAGAGAGCGTGGAAGAAGGAGGTCGAAAGCCGTTCTTCAATATTGAAGAACTTACTTCTTAG